From one uncultured Methanoregula sp. genomic stretch:
- the mtrE gene encoding tetrahydromethanopterin S-methyltransferase subunit E, with protein sequence MEHIVFGIGITALTGALATVAGAAEDTESNIGSQGDPNSQVQLAPQMGFLHRIFNKAVAGEPPAYGLWCALGAGLAWAFMAMQMNAVLAIVLGCILAVFVQGVYATTAYVGRTASLSKFGQPVYVDILKSMTTVTMAHAFIAIFCTVTLCYLINVALGHPFPLPLLGLIWGIALGAAGSATGNPYYGKERQYQNQKFGAGVPISASGNIVRYAEAGERNSIDNGWFTAKIGGSASGICFGLIVFLELWRTVLFEKVSAGWGAIIVGILMILIFTVVDRYIEVWARKNYGPYTAPVKEADA encoded by the coding sequence ATGGAACATATTGTATTTGGCATTGGAATTACTGCATTGACAGGAGCTCTTGCCACTGTAGCCGGCGCTGCGGAAGATACTGAATCCAACATCGGGTCCCAGGGTGACCCGAACTCACAGGTTCAGCTCGCTCCGCAGATGGGATTCCTTCACCGCATATTCAACAAGGCGGTAGCAGGAGAACCCCCGGCATACGGCTTATGGTGTGCGCTGGGCGCAGGTCTCGCATGGGCATTCATGGCCATGCAGATGAATGCGGTCCTGGCAATCGTCCTCGGCTGTATACTCGCAGTCTTTGTGCAGGGCGTCTATGCAACAACCGCATACGTGGGCAGAACCGCAAGTCTGTCCAAGTTCGGGCAGCCGGTCTACGTGGACATTCTTAAGTCCATGACGACGGTTACCATGGCACATGCCTTTATCGCGATTTTCTGTACCGTGACACTCTGTTACCTGATCAACGTCGCACTGGGACACCCGTTCCCGCTGCCGCTGCTCGGACTCATCTGGGGTATCGCACTCGGTGCAGCAGGATCCGCAACAGGCAATCCGTACTACGGAAAAGAACGCCAGTACCAGAACCAGAAGTTCGGTGCAGGTGTCCCCATCTCCGCATCGGGTAACATCGTCCGCTACGCAGAAGCTGGCGAAAGGAACTCAATCGACAACGGCTGGTTCACCGCAAAGATCGGCGGTTCGGCGTCAGGTATCTGTTTTGGCCTGATTGTATTCCTCGAACTCTGGCGTACCGTTCTCTTCGAGAAGGTCAGCGCCGGCTGGGGTGCAATCATCGTCGGCATACTCATGATCCTCATCTTCACGGTCGTTGACCGCTATATCGAGGTCTGGGCACGCAAGAACTACGGTCCCTACACGGCACCAGTCAAGGAGGCAGACGCATGA